A single window of Ignavibacteriota bacterium DNA harbors:
- a CDS encoding amidohydrolase, translating into MKRIIKYFLLVILSLLITNCSGNNNPAELVLLNGNIITVDSSNSVTQAIAISDDSIIAVGKNEEIKNLIGNSTKVIDLKGQTAIPGFIESHAHFISTGEALMELDLSTAQNWDEIITLAKNAAEKSQSGEWIFGRGWHQEKFNEVPENAVEGFPSHKTLSEAIPNNPIIFSHASGHAIFANAKAMEICGITNVTQNPKGGKIIKDKNGLPTGIFLEDAEKLITKKFNEDINKKSRKEVNNQIRKAIKLANDECLKNGITTFHDAGENFESLSIIKNMVENNEIDIRLYVMLGENYNALKDSLRKYFTIGYGNNHLTVRSIKLYMDGALGSRGAWLIEPYSDMPNQSGLNTTDLNEIKLICKLAVNNDFQICTHAIGDKANRITLDIYDQIFKENSDKDYRWRIEHAQHIDPNDIPRFNKLGVIAAMQGIHCTSDAPFVEKRLGKSRAESGAYVWKSLIKSGAIICNGTDSPVEKLNPIKNFYATVTRKTNDGSVFYGNQKMSRAEALRSYTINGAYAAFEENIKGSLEKGKLADITVLSKDLLNISDEEILNTEIIYTIVGGKILYERK; encoded by the coding sequence ATGAAAAGAATTATAAAGTATTTTTTGTTAGTAATCCTCTCACTCCTAATTACAAACTGTTCGGGAAATAATAACCCAGCTGAATTAGTTTTGCTTAACGGAAATATTATCACTGTCGATTCCTCAAATTCTGTAACTCAAGCAATTGCGATTTCCGACGATTCAATTATAGCCGTCGGAAAGAATGAAGAAATCAAAAATTTAATTGGCAATTCAACAAAAGTAATTGATTTAAAAGGACAAACCGCGATTCCCGGATTTATTGAAAGTCACGCGCATTTTATTTCAACAGGCGAAGCGCTGATGGAACTGGATTTATCAACTGCTCAAAATTGGGATGAAATAATTACCCTTGCGAAAAACGCCGCTGAAAAATCACAAAGCGGCGAATGGATATTCGGAAGAGGCTGGCATCAGGAAAAATTTAATGAAGTTCCAGAAAATGCCGTAGAAGGATTTCCTTCGCATAAAACACTGAGTGAAGCTATTCCAAATAATCCAATAATATTTTCTCACGCGAGCGGACACGCAATTTTCGCGAACGCAAAAGCAATGGAAATTTGCGGTATAACAAATGTTACACAAAACCCGAAAGGCGGAAAAATAATAAAAGACAAAAATGGTTTGCCCACGGGAATATTTTTGGAAGATGCCGAAAAATTAATTACAAAAAAGTTCAATGAAGACATAAATAAGAAATCCCGCAAAGAAGTAAACAACCAAATTAGAAAGGCGATAAAATTAGCGAATGATGAATGTTTGAAAAATGGAATTACGACATTTCATGATGCCGGAGAAAATTTTGAAAGTCTAAGCATTATAAAAAACATGGTTGAAAATAATGAAATTGATATACGTCTATATGTTATGCTTGGTGAAAATTATAATGCGTTAAAAGATTCATTACGAAAATATTTTACAATTGGTTACGGAAATAATCATTTAACCGTTAGATCAATAAAATTATATATGGACGGCGCGCTTGGTTCTCGCGGAGCTTGGCTGATTGAACCATATTCCGATATGCCGAATCAAAGCGGTTTAAACACTACCGATCTGAATGAAATAAAATTAATTTGTAAGCTTGCTGTAAATAATGATTTTCAAATTTGTACGCATGCGATTGGCGATAAAGCAAATAGAATTACTTTAGATATTTATGATCAGATTTTTAAGGAAAATTCCGATAAAGATTATAGATGGAGAATAGAACACGCTCAGCATATTGATCCAAATGATATTCCCCGTTTTAATAAACTCGGCGTAATTGCCGCGATGCAGGGAATTCACTGCACATCCGACGCGCCGTTTGTTGAAAAAAGATTAGGTAAAAGCCGTGCGGAGTCCGGCGCTTATGTCTGGAAATCGTTAATAAAAAGCGGAGCAATAATTTGTAATGGAACAGATTCGCCAGTTGAGAAGTTAAATCCCATTAAGAATTTTTACGCGACTGTTACAAGAAAAACAAATGACGGAAGTGTATTCTATGGAAATCAAAAAATGAGCAGAGCTGAAGCCTTACGTTCTTACACAATTAATGGAGCTTATGCCGCCTTTGAAGAAAATATTAAAGGAAGTTTGGAAAAAGGAAAGCTCGCAGATATTACCGTTTTATCAAAAGATTTATTAAACATTTCTGATGAAGAAATTTTAAATACAGAAATTATTTACACTATTGTCGGCGGTAAAATTTTATATGAAAGAAAATGA
- a CDS encoding acetate--CoA ligase family protein — protein sequence MDPKIKNFFYPKSICIAGASSKEKNIGYEILRSIKEFNFTGKVFPVNPKSENILGFKCFKSITEIPEKIDLAIIVVPKQFVENSIDELIRKNVKSIILITAGFKETGEEGKIREDAILKKVKDNDIRLIGPNCMGIINSLESIRLNATFVAEKPENGSTAFLSQSGALGAAVLNSLRVTNIKFAHFISVGNKADISENDILQFWLDDNNIKVITMYLESFENGLEFLNIINSSENKKPIIIIKAGKTNSGMKAASSHTGALSSNDKIVDSLLNQFGIIRTNDLNELFNTAKGFENFPIPKGRNIAVVTNAGGPAILAVDKIEEENLNLAQISEITKSKLKEIVHPEGSINNPIDLLPGATSDIYKKVNEIILHDENVDAVISIFVEPVMVNAFDVIESVNSIISDKPIYQVCMPLPEFWEKYKSESKYRLPIFRKPEDPAEIISNILLFEEKKKNKINFIWERNNFKNNSIKKRFIDQNQTFELCRKYDIPIAEQILLSEIEIQNIEINFPIVVKGISDKAIHKSELNAVKLNIKNYGELKTAADEIKSSFMINNLEVQKFLIQPYIKSKHEILVGGFRDNSFGPIIMFGLGGKYVEVFEDTQIRSAYLTNNDLSEIVEKTKIGKILKGVRGENSIDLEKLKNIISSSAKMLIENENIIEFDLNPIIVDERNNLFAVDARIACMD from the coding sequence ATGGATCCCAAAATCAAAAATTTCTTTTACCCCAAATCAATTTGTATTGCCGGAGCTTCATCAAAAGAAAAAAATATTGGTTATGAAATTCTTCGATCAATAAAAGAATTTAATTTTACGGGAAAAGTCTTTCCGGTAAATCCCAAATCAGAAAATATTTTAGGATTTAAATGCTTTAAATCAATTACAGAAATCCCGGAGAAAATAGATCTCGCAATTATTGTAGTTCCCAAACAATTTGTGGAAAATTCAATTGATGAATTAATTCGGAAAAATGTTAAATCAATAATTTTAATTACAGCGGGTTTTAAGGAAACCGGTGAAGAAGGAAAAATTAGAGAAGATGCAATTCTGAAAAAAGTAAAAGATAATGATATTAGATTGATTGGTCCAAACTGCATGGGAATAATCAATTCTTTAGAAAGCATAAGATTAAACGCCACGTTTGTAGCTGAAAAACCTGAAAACGGAAGTACTGCGTTTCTTTCGCAAAGCGGCGCGCTTGGCGCGGCTGTTTTAAATTCATTACGAGTAACAAATATTAAGTTTGCGCATTTTATTAGTGTCGGCAACAAAGCTGATATTTCAGAAAATGATATTCTTCAATTCTGGTTGGATGATAATAACATAAAAGTTATTACAATGTATTTGGAAAGTTTTGAAAACGGTTTGGAATTTTTAAATATCATAAATTCCTCGGAAAATAAAAAACCGATAATAATTATAAAAGCAGGTAAAACAAATTCCGGAATGAAAGCCGCAAGTTCACACACCGGAGCGTTAAGCAGTAATGATAAAATTGTCGATTCATTATTAAATCAGTTTGGAATCATAAGAACAAATGATCTAAATGAATTATTCAATACCGCAAAAGGATTTGAAAATTTTCCGATTCCAAAAGGAAGAAATATAGCGGTAGTAACAAATGCCGGCGGACCCGCAATTTTGGCAGTTGATAAAATTGAAGAGGAAAATTTAAATCTTGCGCAAATTTCCGAAATCACAAAAAGTAAATTAAAAGAAATAGTTCATCCGGAAGGAAGTATAAATAATCCAATTGATCTTTTGCCCGGTGCTACTTCTGATATTTATAAAAAAGTAAATGAAATAATTTTACATGATGAAAACGTTGACGCGGTAATATCAATATTTGTAGAACCAGTTATGGTAAACGCATTTGATGTAATTGAATCGGTAAATTCCATAATATCAGACAAACCGATTTACCAAGTCTGCATGCCGTTGCCGGAATTTTGGGAAAAGTATAAATCAGAATCAAAATATAGATTGCCTATTTTTAGGAAGCCAGAAGATCCCGCGGAAATAATCTCAAATATTTTATTATTTGAAGAAAAGAAAAAAAATAAAATTAATTTTATATGGGAAAGAAATAATTTCAAAAATAATTCGATTAAAAAGAGATTTATCGATCAAAATCAAACTTTTGAACTTTGCAGAAAATATGATATTCCAATTGCTGAACAAATATTATTATCAGAAATAGAAATACAAAACATAGAAATTAATTTTCCAATAGTTGTAAAAGGCATATCGGATAAGGCAATTCACAAATCGGAATTAAATGCGGTAAAACTAAATATTAAAAATTATGGTGAATTGAAAACAGCGGCCGATGAAATAAAATCATCTTTTATGATTAATAATTTAGAAGTGCAAAAATTTTTAATTCAGCCTTATATTAAATCAAAGCATGAAATTTTAGTCGGAGGATTTAGAGATAATTCGTTCGGACCAATAATAATGTTTGGACTTGGCGGAAAGTATGTCGAGGTTTTTGAAGATACTCAAATTAGGTCAGCATATTTAACAAATAATGATTTATCGGAAATAGTTGAGAAAACAAAAATAGGTAAAATTCTAAAAGGTGTTAGAGGTGAAAATAGCATTGATCTTGAAAAGCTGAAAAACATAATTTCTTCATCTGCAAAAATGCTAATTGAAAATGAAAATATTATCGAGTTCGATCTTAATCCAATAATTGTAGATGAACGAAACAATTTATTTGCCGTTGACGCGAGAATTGCTTGTATGGATTAA
- a CDS encoding DUF1016 family protein, with protein MSIGIIICKQRKRVIIDCALKDSSQPIGIFEYKITNRLPQDLKEYLPSTIEIWIN; from the coding sequence CTGTCAATTGGAATAATAATTTGTAAACAAAGGAAAAGAGTAATTATCGATTGTGCTTTGAAAGACAGCAGCCAGCCGATCGGCATTTTCGAGTACAAAATTACAAACCGGCTTCCACAAGATTTAAAGGAATATTTGCCGTCTACTATTGAAATATGGATAAACTAA
- the glgA gene encoding glycogen synthase GlgA has product MKIAFASSEIIPFAKTGGLGEVSGTLPIELAKLGHEVKVFMPKYYQVNEHEYGHHYDSLIGEMKISTGGYEHKVHVFYGKLPHSNVDAYFVHYPNFFHRSKIYTEDWDEDERFILFSKAVIQIMQKLGWSPDIVHANDWQTGLLPVLLRENYSWDSLFHKTKTVFTIHNIGYQGRFSLESYKRAGIPPILYENNGILVHENDSNFLKAAILYSDVINTVSETYAKELLTPEYGAGMYNYLLQRYNDYYGILNGVDYEVWNPEVDRYIPHKYSMNDLSGKIKNKEFLLNKLGMPFSENVPLMGIVSRLVSQKGVDIIVEALPQLLSLDAQIVILGTGTKHYEDIFRDAIQYYPHKIGAYFGYSEEAAHQIEASADIFLMPSQYEPCGLNQIYSLKYGTVPVVRKTGGLADTVQDWNEYNEYGQPIGNGFSFYEYSANAFLHAVKRAINDFHNKPVWHQIQMNGMIKDYSWESSAKKYVELYKRALAK; this is encoded by the coding sequence ATGAAAATTGCATTTGCGTCAAGCGAGATAATTCCGTTTGCGAAAACCGGCGGACTTGGAGAAGTAAGCGGAACGTTGCCAATTGAATTAGCAAAATTAGGGCATGAAGTAAAAGTGTTTATGCCGAAATATTATCAGGTGAATGAGCATGAATATGGTCATCACTATGATAGTTTGATAGGTGAAATGAAAATTTCAACCGGAGGTTATGAGCATAAAGTTCATGTTTTTTACGGTAAACTTCCTCATTCAAATGTTGACGCGTATTTTGTGCATTATCCTAACTTTTTCCACAGAAGTAAAATTTATACAGAAGATTGGGATGAAGATGAAAGATTCATTTTATTCTCAAAAGCCGTAATTCAAATAATGCAGAAACTCGGCTGGTCGCCCGATATTGTTCACGCAAATGATTGGCAGACCGGATTACTTCCCGTATTGTTAAGAGAAAATTATAGTTGGGATAGTTTGTTTCACAAAACAAAAACAGTTTTTACAATTCATAATATTGGTTATCAGGGAAGGTTTTCTTTGGAATCATACAAACGTGCCGGAATTCCGCCGATTCTGTATGAAAACAATGGAATTTTAGTCCACGAAAATGATTCGAACTTTTTAAAAGCCGCAATTTTATATTCGGATGTAATAAACACCGTTAGCGAAACTTACGCAAAGGAATTACTTACTCCGGAATACGGAGCCGGAATGTATAATTATCTTCTGCAAAGATATAATGATTATTACGGAATTTTAAATGGTGTTGATTATGAAGTTTGGAATCCCGAGGTAGATAGATATATTCCTCATAAGTATTCAATGAACGATTTGAGCGGAAAAATTAAAAACAAAGAATTTTTGTTAAATAAATTAGGTATGCCGTTTAGTGAAAATGTCCCTTTAATGGGAATTGTATCAAGATTGGTTTCGCAGAAAGGCGTTGATATAATTGTAGAAGCGCTTCCGCAATTGCTTTCTCTTGACGCGCAAATTGTAATTCTTGGAACCGGTACAAAACATTATGAAGATATTTTCAGAGACGCGATTCAATATTATCCTCACAAAATCGGCGCATATTTTGGCTACAGTGAAGAAGCCGCACATCAAATAGAAGCAAGCGCGGATATTTTCCTAATGCCTTCACAATATGAACCGTGCGGATTGAATCAAATTTATTCGTTAAAATACGGCACTGTTCCCGTTGTTAGAAAAACAGGTGGACTTGCGGATACGGTTCAAGATTGGAATGAATATAACGAATACGGACAGCCTATTGGCAACGGATTTTCATTTTATGAATACTCTGCAAACGCGTTTCTGCACGCGGTAAAAAGAGCAATAAATGATTTTCACAATAAACCGGTTTGGCATCAAATTCAAATGAACGGAATGATCAAGGATTATTCATGGGAGTCATCCGCAAAGAAATATGTTGAATTATATAAGCGGGCGTTGGCAAAATAA
- a CDS encoding glycoside hydrolase family 9 protein: protein MKRIQSILIFFICLTSAYSQSWIRINQLGYKPNSTKIAVLSSKIEIKIDEFEIIDAISNKTVYTGKQFKEFGTYSSFKKNFRLYFSDFRTSGKYFIKVKDVISPAFVIDESIYSGSADFILKYMRQQRCGYNPFLKDSCHVHDGFIVDRPGFDSIHINVTGGWHDASDYLQYVTTSANAIYQMLFAYQQNPNVFGDFFDKNGDPGKNGIPDILDEAKWGLYWLDKMNPERGIMYNQIADDRDHRKFTLPTLDSVSYGKGLERPVYFVTGKSQGLANYKNRTTGVSSTAAKFAYAFALGSDLLKNYYPEFSKKIRQKSAEAFSFAKTDLGVCQTASNVSPYFYEEDNYTDDMELAAVQLAKSFNDNNYLNEAKYWGEIEQITPWMGADTARHYQWYPFVNLGHFLNAELQDSVSRNNFINYMKKGIEKVYKKGISNPYFFGVPFIWCSNNLVAAILTQIRLYNELTGDNTFDEMEASLRDWLFGCNPWGTSMIVGFPEHSDFPIDPHSAFTAAFNFKIDGGLVDGPVYSSIFNKLRGLKLYSEDEYSEFQSDLVVYHDDYGDYSTNEPTMDGTASLAYYLSSMENSDELKNNTYDEGGIIRLDTSKKNIYLVFTGGDYNDGGNFISNLLYENSVNAHFFFTGDFFRDPQNANLISNLKQNGNYIGAHSDKHLLYADWQNRDSLLVTKDEFISDLKNNYSEMEKFGITKDNSKLFLPPYEWYNSQISKWTNELGLKLINFTPGTFSNADYTTPDMNDKYLSSEQIFNKILDFEKKSASGLNGAILLFHIGTHPSRTDKFYFKMNELIETLKGKGYSFKLIE, encoded by the coding sequence ATGAAAAGAATCCAATCAATTTTAATATTTTTTATTTGTTTAACAAGCGCATATTCGCAAAGCTGGATTAGAATAAATCAACTTGGCTATAAACCAAACTCGACAAAAATTGCCGTTTTATCGTCTAAAATTGAGATAAAAATAGATGAATTCGAAATTATAGATGCGATTTCAAATAAAACTGTTTATACCGGAAAACAGTTTAAGGAATTTGGAACATATTCGTCGTTTAAGAAAAATTTCAGATTATATTTTAGTGATTTTCGAACTTCGGGTAAATATTTCATAAAAGTTAAAGATGTTATTTCTCCCGCTTTTGTTATTGATGAAAGCATTTACAGCGGTTCGGCGGATTTTATATTGAAATATATGAGACAGCAAAGATGCGGATACAATCCATTCTTAAAAGATTCTTGCCATGTTCATGATGGATTTATTGTCGATCGTCCGGGTTTTGATTCAATACATATTAACGTAACCGGCGGCTGGCATGATGCGTCGGATTATCTTCAATACGTTACTACTTCCGCAAACGCAATATATCAAATGTTATTTGCATATCAGCAAAATCCTAATGTATTTGGTGATTTCTTTGACAAGAACGGCGATCCGGGAAAAAATGGAATTCCAGATATTTTGGATGAAGCAAAATGGGGCTTGTATTGGTTAGATAAAATGAATCCCGAAAGAGGAATAATGTATAACCAAATTGCGGATGATAGAGATCATAGGAAATTTACTTTACCGACTTTGGATTCCGTAAGTTACGGAAAGGGATTGGAAAGACCTGTTTATTTTGTAACGGGAAAATCTCAAGGTTTGGCAAATTACAAAAACAGAACTACCGGTGTTTCTTCTACAGCCGCAAAATTTGCTTACGCGTTTGCGCTTGGTTCGGATCTGTTAAAAAATTATTACCCTGAATTTTCAAAGAAAATAAGACAAAAATCGGCAGAAGCTTTTAGCTTTGCAAAAACCGATCTCGGTGTTTGTCAAACAGCCTCAAATGTTTCTCCTTACTTTTATGAAGAAGATAATTACACGGATGATATGGAATTGGCGGCGGTTCAATTGGCAAAATCGTTTAATGATAATAATTACCTGAACGAAGCAAAATATTGGGGTGAAATTGAGCAGATTACACCTTGGATGGGAGCCGATACCGCAAGACATTATCAATGGTATCCGTTTGTTAATTTAGGCCATTTCCTTAATGCTGAATTGCAAGACAGCGTTTCAAGAAATAATTTCATCAATTATATGAAAAAAGGAATTGAAAAAGTTTATAAAAAGGGAATTTCCAATCCATACTTTTTTGGAGTTCCCTTCATCTGGTGTTCAAATAATTTGGTTGCCGCTATATTAACTCAAATTAGGCTTTATAATGAATTAACGGGTGATAATACATTTGATGAAATGGAAGCTTCCTTGAGAGATTGGTTATTCGGATGCAATCCATGGGGAACAAGTATGATTGTTGGTTTTCCGGAACATTCTGATTTTCCAATTGATCCTCATTCGGCTTTTACAGCAGCTTTTAATTTTAAAATTGACGGCGGTTTGGTTGATGGTCCCGTTTACTCTTCAATATTTAATAAGCTGCGTGGATTAAAATTATATTCCGAAGATGAGTATTCCGAATTTCAATCAGACTTAGTTGTTTACCATGACGATTACGGTGATTATTCAACAAACGAACCTACAATGGACGGAACCGCGAGTTTGGCTTATTATTTGTCATCAATGGAAAATTCAGATGAGTTAAAAAATAATACTTATGACGAAGGCGGAATAATTAGATTAGATACATCTAAGAAAAATATTTATTTGGTTTTTACCGGCGGAGATTATAATGACGGCGGAAATTTTATTTCAAATTTACTATATGAAAATTCTGTAAATGCGCATTTCTTTTTTACCGGAGATTTTTTCAGAGATCCGCAAAACGCAAATCTGATATCAAATTTAAAACAAAATGGAAATTATATCGGCGCTCATTCCGATAAGCATTTGTTATACGCGGATTGGCAAAACAGAGATTCTTTATTAGTTACAAAAGATGAATTTATTTCCGACTTAAAAAATAATTATTCTGAAATGGAAAAATTTGGCATAACTAAAGATAATTCAAAATTGTTTTTACCGCCTTACGAATGGTACAATTCCCAAATAAGCAAGTGGACAAATGAACTTGGACTTAAATTAATTAATTTTACCCCGGGTACATTTTCAAATGCGGATTATACAACTCCCGATATGAATGATAAATATTTATCAAGCGAACAAATATTTAATAAGATTCTGGATTTTGAAAAAAAATCAGCAAGCGGTTTAAACGGAGCAATTTTATTATTTCACATTGGAACACATCCATCAAGAACGGATAAATTTTATTTCAAGATGAATGAATTGATAGAAACGCTTAAGGGAAAAGGTTATTCGTTCAAATTAATTGAGTAA
- a CDS encoding M3 family metallopeptidase yields MLFGRIMVLIGSLLLITACGQNTNTEKEENPLLSEWQTPFETPPFDKIKNEHYLPAYKEALKIHEEEIQKIINNSEAPNFENTIVALDNSGELLKRVNKVFSAMEGSMNDEKIQAISNEIAPILTQHEDNINLNEKLFERVKEVYGNKENFNLNTEQLKLLELYYKDFIRGGANLDEKQKAEFRKVNEELALLNLKYGENVLKETNKFELIIDNEKDLEGLPESVISAAAETAKEKGMDDKWIFTIQKPSMIPFLQYSKNRNLREKIYKAYFMQGDNNDSLDNKNLITKIVKLRLQRANILGYKNHAEYVLEEQMAKNPANVYELLNKLWKPALKRASAERDEMQKLIYAEGNKFKLESWDWWYYAEKVKKAKYDLDEEQLRPYFQVENVINGVFGLATKLWGIQFVERNDIAKYHPEVKVFEVKENDGKHIGILYTDYYPRASKRGGAWMDEFRRQHKINGKMITPLIYNVGNFSKPTADKPALLSLDEVNTLFHEFGHALHGLLSNCTYESVAATETPRDFVEFPSQVMENWALHPDVLKTYAKHYKTGEVIPDELVKKLENAKLFNQGFETVEYLAASFLDMDWHTISEDVNINVDQFEKESMGKIGLINEIIPRYRSTYFRHIFSGDYSSGYYSYIWSAVLDSDAFDAFEKTGNVFDPELAKKYRQFILSAGGSDDSMVLYRKFRGSDPSIEPLLIKRGLN; encoded by the coding sequence ATGCTTTTTGGGAGAATTATGGTCTTAATTGGCTCTTTACTTTTAATTACAGCTTGCGGTCAAAATACAAATACGGAAAAGGAAGAAAATCCCTTGTTGAGCGAATGGCAAACTCCTTTTGAAACTCCTCCATTTGATAAAATTAAAAACGAACATTATTTGCCGGCTTATAAAGAAGCTTTGAAGATTCATGAAGAAGAAATACAGAAAATTATAAATAATTCAGAAGCACCCAATTTTGAAAACACAATAGTAGCATTGGATAATTCCGGTGAATTGCTGAAAAGAGTAAATAAAGTTTTCTCAGCGATGGAAGGCTCAATGAACGATGAGAAAATTCAAGCAATATCCAATGAGATTGCCCCCATTTTAACCCAGCATGAAGACAATATTAATCTTAACGAAAAATTATTTGAAAGAGTAAAAGAAGTTTACGGCAATAAAGAAAACTTTAACTTGAATACAGAACAATTAAAATTGTTGGAGCTGTATTATAAAGATTTTATCCGCGGCGGAGCGAATCTTGATGAAAAGCAAAAAGCCGAATTTAGAAAAGTAAATGAAGAATTGGCTTTATTAAACCTTAAATATGGTGAGAACGTTTTAAAAGAAACAAATAAGTTTGAACTTATCATTGATAATGAAAAAGATTTGGAAGGATTGCCGGAAAGCGTAATTTCTGCAGCGGCAGAAACCGCAAAAGAAAAAGGTATGGATGATAAATGGATTTTCACAATTCAAAAACCAAGCATGATACCATTTCTTCAATATTCAAAAAATAGAAATTTGAGAGAAAAAATTTACAAAGCATATTTTATGCAGGGCGATAACAACGATTCGCTTGATAATAAAAATTTAATTACAAAAATTGTTAAATTAAGATTGCAGCGCGCCAATATTCTTGGATATAAAAATCATGCGGAATATGTGCTCGAAGAACAAATGGCAAAAAATCCCGCAAATGTTTACGAACTGCTAAATAAACTTTGGAAACCCGCGCTTAAAAGAGCTTCAGCAGAAAGAGATGAAATGCAAAAATTAATTTATGCCGAAGGAAATAAATTTAAATTGGAATCGTGGGATTGGTGGTACTACGCCGAAAAAGTCAAAAAAGCAAAATATGATTTGGATGAAGAACAGCTGCGCCCTTATTTTCAAGTAGAAAATGTTATTAACGGAGTTTTCGGATTGGCAACAAAGTTATGGGGAATTCAATTCGTGGAAAGAAATGATATTGCCAAATATCATCCCGAGGTGAAAGTTTTTGAAGTTAAGGAAAATGACGGAAAGCATATTGGTATTTTATATACAGATTATTATCCAAGAGCAAGCAAGCGTGGCGGCGCGTGGATGGATGAATTCCGAAGACAACATAAAATAAACGGAAAAATGATAACACCTTTAATTTATAACGTAGGAAATTTTTCAAAACCTACCGCGGATAAACCGGCGCTTTTAAGTTTGGATGAAGTAAATACACTGTTTCATGAATTTGGACACGCGCTTCACGGTTTGCTATCAAACTGCACATATGAATCTGTTGCCGCAACAGAAACGCCGAGAGATTTTGTTGAATTTCCATCGCAGGTTATGGAAAACTGGGCATTGCATCCTGATGTTTTAAAAACTTACGCAAAACACTATAAAACCGGCGAAGTAATTCCAGATGAATTAGTTAAAAAATTGGAAAATGCTAAATTATTCAATCAAGGATTTGAAACCGTAGAATATTTAGCGGCTTCATTTTTAGATATGGACTGGCATACAATTTCAGAAGATGTAAATATTAATGTAGATCAGTTTGAAAAAGAATCAATGGGTAAAATTGGATTAATAAACGAGATTATTCCTCGATATAGAAGTACATATTTCAGACATATATTTTCCGGAGATTATTCATCCGGATATTACAGCTACATTTGGTCGGCGGTATTGGATTCGGATGCATTTGACGCGTTTGAAAAGACCGGTAATGTTTTTGATCCGGAACTTGCGAAAAAATATCGTCAATTTATTTTATCAGCCGGCGGATCGGATGATTCAATGGTATTGTACAGAAAGTTCAGAGGCTCTGATCCATCAATTGAACCTTTGCTAATTAAAAGAGGTTTGAATTAA
- a CDS encoding TrkA family potassium uptake protein yields the protein MKNIAIIGLSSFGYYLCEALNEHGFNLMAIDIKPDLVNQVKPFVRKAVIGDARDKNFLIQLGIADFDTVIISVGSKMDTSILITLYMKELKISEIIAKAINEDHAKILERIGATRIIFPERDMGIRMAHTIASPNFLEFIPLTEGFSLIEVSPTRDWIGKKLKDIDIRRKYKVQISMVREIIPPRVVIPDGEFVLKDSDILYIIGDNESINALQEDIT from the coding sequence ATGAAAAACATAGCAATAATTGGATTGAGCAGTTTTGGTTATTATTTATGTGAAGCGCTCAACGAACACGGGTTCAATCTTATGGCAATTGATATTAAGCCTGATTTGGTAAACCAAGTAAAACCATTTGTAAGAAAAGCTGTAATTGGAGACGCACGTGATAAAAATTTTTTAATTCAGCTTGGCATTGCTGATTTTGATACTGTAATTATTTCCGTTGGAAGCAAAATGGATACAAGCATTTTAATTACTTTATACATGAAGGAATTAAAAATAAGCGAAATTATTGCAAAAGCAATTAATGAAGATCATGCAAAAATTTTGGAAAGAATTGGCGCAACAAGAATTATTTTTCCGGAAAGAGATATGGGAATTAGAATGGCGCACACAATTGCGTCTCCTAATTTTTTGGAATTTATTCCGCTAACCGAAGGATTTAGCTTGATAGAAGTAAGTCCGACTAGAGATTGGATTGGTAAAAAATTAAAAGATATTGATATAAGAAGAAAATATAAAGTACAAATTTCGATGGTGAGAGAAATCATTCCGCCAAGAGTCGTTATTCCGGATGGAGAATTCGTTTTAAAGGACAGCGATATTCTCTACATAATTGGCGATAACGAAAGTATTAACGCGCTTCAGGAAGATATAACGTAA